The following are encoded together in the Armatimonadota bacterium genome:
- a CDS encoding Gfo/Idh/MocA family oxidoreductase, producing MSVRMGFIGTGGIAQGHMDRISAIEGVELAAFCDVQIDRAKAAAEKFGGAAYDSFEKMLDSEDLTAVFVGTPPFAHGDIELACCEKGLHMLIEKPIALNCDMARPILKAVEDSGIITVVAYKYRWDDHVIKAREMLKGRKIGLVFGNFWGGLPGVPWWRVQAQSGGQMVEQTTHIVDMARYLAGDVVKVQAFDTHQVMHEKVENCDVADAATANLVFENGAVGNISNTCMLEGWGQSSCRVMAEAFTLNILWGTLTWNSPEDSGEYQMQQDGYTGEDVAFINAVKTGDRSGIYSDYADAYKTLAVTDAVNKSAAAGGTVIDVADVM from the coding sequence ATGTCTGTCAGGATGGGCTTCATCGGGACCGGCGGGATCGCGCAAGGACACATGGACCGCATTTCGGCCATCGAGGGCGTTGAGTTGGCTGCGTTCTGTGACGTACAGATAGACCGAGCGAAGGCTGCGGCGGAAAAGTTTGGGGGCGCCGCCTACGACAGCTTTGAGAAGATGCTCGATAGCGAAGACCTCACGGCCGTTTTCGTGGGCACTCCTCCCTTCGCCCACGGCGATATCGAGTTGGCCTGCTGCGAGAAAGGCCTGCATATGCTCATCGAGAAGCCTATCGCGCTGAATTGCGATATGGCTCGTCCGATACTCAAAGCCGTCGAGGACAGCGGCATCATCACTGTGGTAGCCTACAAGTACCGCTGGGACGACCATGTCATCAAAGCGCGCGAGATGCTGAAGGGGCGGAAGATTGGCCTGGTCTTCGGCAACTTCTGGGGCGGTCTGCCGGGGGTTCCCTGGTGGCGGGTTCAGGCCCAGTCCGGCGGGCAGATGGTTGAGCAGACCACCCACATCGTGGACATGGCCCGGTATCTCGCCGGTGACGTGGTGAAGGTGCAGGCTTTCGATACTCATCAGGTGATGCATGAGAAGGTGGAAAACTGCGACGTTGCTGACGCTGCCACCGCCAACCTCGTGTTCGAGAATGGCGCCGTTGGAAACATCAGTAACACCTGCATGCTCGAGGGCTGGGGACAGAGCTCGTGCCGCGTGATGGCCGAGGCATTCACGCTCAACATCCTGTGGGGCACGCTCACCTGGAACTCCCCGGAGGACAGTGGCGAGTACCAGATGCAGCAGGACGGCTATACCGGTGAGGACGTGGCCTTCATCAATGCGGTAAAAACCGGAGATCGCAGCGGAATCTATTCGGACTACGCGGATGCCTACAAGACACTCGCAGTCACCGACGCTGTGAACAAGTCCGCGGCGGCCGGCGGCACGGTCATTGACGTTGCGGACGTGATGTAA
- a CDS encoding FAD-dependent oxidoreductase — MTSPLDVAALPVALKADVVVCGSGPGGFAAAVAAAESGADTLLIEHYGFLGGMMTAGLVNPFMNYHAGGERINAGLFQRFTDTMTERGAYGLHPHGKTAFDPEVAKLVLDEMVLAAGVRLRLHSTVCGALVEDGVVQRVAICGKSGIEAVEGGLFVDATGDADLSWYAGATIEKGRPEDGFAQPMTTKFRMAGVDESRMPDRAAINELYVAAKNAGEIDNPRENCLWFFTTRSGEIHFNTTRVVKHDSTNAADLTAAEIEGRRQVGQMVSWLRAKVPGFENAWLSTVATQIGIRESRRVMGDYVLTEDDVLQARKFEDGIARGSYPVDIHNPAGTGTVIKHLPPGEAYDIPYRCLCPLGFSNMLVAGRPISSDHAAHSSHRVMPIAFCNGEAAGVAAGLAVRDRADIRGISVDELRQTLANRGASVHGLS; from the coding sequence ATGACCAGCCCTCTTGATGTCGCCGCTCTGCCCGTTGCGCTCAAAGCGGATGTCGTGGTCTGCGGATCGGGCCCCGGTGGTTTCGCCGCAGCGGTCGCTGCCGCCGAATCCGGCGCGGATACTCTCCTGATCGAACACTACGGGTTCCTTGGCGGGATGATGACCGCCGGCCTCGTGAACCCCTTCATGAACTACCACGCGGGCGGCGAGCGGATCAATGCCGGTTTGTTCCAGCGGTTCACCGACACAATGACCGAGCGCGGAGCCTACGGCCTGCACCCTCACGGCAAGACCGCCTTCGACCCGGAAGTGGCGAAGCTGGTGCTGGATGAGATGGTCCTCGCTGCCGGCGTGCGCCTGCGCCTGCACAGCACGGTCTGCGGCGCGCTGGTGGAAGACGGTGTGGTGCAGCGCGTGGCGATCTGCGGAAAGTCGGGCATTGAAGCGGTCGAAGGCGGGCTCTTCGTGGATGCCACCGGCGATGCCGATCTGTCCTGGTACGCCGGGGCGACCATCGAGAAGGGGCGCCCCGAGGACGGTTTCGCCCAGCCGATGACCACGAAGTTCCGCATGGCTGGGGTGGACGAGTCACGAATGCCTGACCGTGCCGCCATCAACGAACTCTACGTGGCCGCCAAGAACGCGGGGGAAATCGACAATCCCCGCGAGAACTGTCTGTGGTTCTTCACCACTCGGTCCGGCGAAATCCACTTCAACACTACGCGCGTCGTCAAGCACGACTCCACCAATGCCGCGGACTTGACTGCAGCCGAGATTGAGGGCAGGCGGCAGGTGGGACAGATGGTGTCCTGGCTGCGTGCGAAGGTGCCGGGCTTTGAGAACGCCTGGCTATCCACCGTGGCCACCCAGATCGGCATTCGCGAGTCACGCCGCGTCATGGGTGACTACGTGCTCACGGAAGACGACGTCTTGCAGGCGCGGAAGTTCGAGGACGGCATTGCCCGTGGATCGTACCCGGTGGACATCCACAATCCAGCCGGAACCGGCACTGTCATCAAGCATCTGCCACCGGGCGAAGCGTACGACATTCCTTACCGCTGCCTGTGTCCCCTGGGCTTCAGCAATATGCTCGTCGCGGGCAGGCCGATTTCCTCCGACCATGCCGCCCACTCATCACACCGCGTCATGCCCATCGCCTTCTGCAACGGTGAAGCAGCCGGTGTGGCCGCAGGTCTCGCCGTGCGCGACAGAGCGGATATCCGAGGTATCAGTGTCGACGAATTGCGCCAGACCCTCGCGAACCGGGGCGCGAGCGTTCACGGGCTCTCTTGA
- a CDS encoding Gfo/Idh/MocA family oxidoreductase produces MSQVRVGLFGCGGMGKALVNQLKTLDDAVLVAGADVAEASREAFAREYGVPVFASLTDMLNGVELDATIIAVPNSFHAPGTIESAQAGKHVFCEKPMALTLADCRAMIDACKDAGVKLQIGQVLRYLPDFKKAIDLVVGGEIGVPLHGHICRYGPPKARWADNHWRDDVSVVGHNLFEVSVHEIDFARCIFGKPVAVSGWDISFDPKSPLWANATTGVIEFENGGICILTEGNFNALGRTEVELSGSGGSIRFSWGKEFTFKSLTADTSFTVPSSELAEGVENGNRREIREWIEAIQTDGPCTIPGEEGMANIELALAILESSKLKKRIELPLEG; encoded by the coding sequence ATGTCACAGGTCAGAGTCGGTCTGTTCGGATGCGGGGGCATGGGCAAGGCGCTGGTCAATCAGCTGAAGACCCTCGACGACGCGGTCCTGGTCGCCGGGGCGGATGTTGCCGAGGCGTCGCGCGAGGCCTTCGCTCGGGAGTACGGCGTGCCGGTATTCGCGAGCCTCACAGACATGCTCAATGGCGTGGAGCTAGACGCCACCATCATCGCCGTGCCCAACAGCTTCCACGCGCCGGGCACCATCGAGTCCGCTCAGGCGGGCAAGCACGTGTTCTGTGAAAAGCCCATGGCGCTGACACTCGCCGACTGCCGCGCGATGATCGATGCCTGCAAAGACGCAGGCGTGAAGCTGCAGATCGGCCAGGTGCTGCGCTATCTGCCGGATTTCAAGAAGGCTATCGACCTGGTGGTCGGCGGCGAAATCGGCGTGCCCCTGCACGGTCATATCTGCCGCTATGGCCCGCCCAAGGCGCGCTGGGCGGACAACCACTGGCGCGATGACGTCTCTGTGGTCGGCCACAATCTGTTCGAGGTCTCCGTGCACGAAATCGACTTCGCACGCTGCATCTTCGGCAAGCCTGTTGCTGTCAGCGGCTGGGATATCTCCTTCGACCCGAAGAGCCCACTCTGGGCCAATGCTACCACCGGCGTGATTGAGTTCGAGAACGGCGGCATCTGCATCTTGACCGAGGGCAATTTCAACGCCCTCGGGCGCACTGAGGTGGAGCTCTCCGGCAGCGGTGGCTCGATCCGCTTCAGTTGGGGCAAGGAGTTCACATTCAAGTCCCTGACCGCCGACACAAGCTTCACGGTCCCGAGTTCCGAACTCGCCGAGGGCGTGGAGAACGGCAACCGGCGCGAGATTCGCGAGTGGATCGAGGCGATCCAGACAGACGGACCGTGCACGATTCCGGGCGAAGAGGGCATGGCGAACATCGAGCTGGCCCTGGCGATCCTGGAATCCAGCAAGCTCAAGAAGCGCATCGAACTTCCGCTGGAAGGCTGA
- the zwf gene encoding glucose-6-phosphate dehydrogenase: MIPDSGSPDIEISDLAEDGPWTPGASCPRYAEVTALVLFGATGDLTKRKLIPAIYSLTADGLLPCGLPIISIGRRAEDRHQLLAEFREAAESHARKPFRTDLWERMAAGIHYVRGNLDDPATYQSVKEILAEIGEQAHRPLNYLFYLAIPPHYFEDTIDNLEASGLSRPIEGRSGWPRIVVEKPFGHDLESARHLNRRLRRLFDENQIYRMDHYLGKETVQNLLVLRFANSIFEPLWNQKYVANVQITMAETVGLEGRGQYFDRSGMLRDVVQNHLLEILSLVAMEPPVSMDPDAVRDEKSKLLRAVRPYSREDVERWTVRAQYVGGRVDGSEVPGYLQEPGVAEGSQTETYAAIRLSVDNWRWGSVPFFIRAGKRLKNRITQIAIRFKQAPHIVFEGQRTQIEPNTLILRIQPNEGIHLCFSTKEPGPGLSIQRVPMDFLYASAFKNEPPEAYERLILDSLLGDSTLFARADGIEESWSLMTPILEAWQEGASPPVQYNAGSWGPVEADRLMDETGDTWQVPLISSQRCPTD; encoded by the coding sequence ATGATACCGGACAGCGGTTCGCCCGACATTGAGATTTCCGACCTTGCAGAAGACGGTCCCTGGACGCCGGGGGCTTCGTGCCCGCGCTACGCTGAAGTGACGGCCCTGGTGCTGTTCGGAGCCACGGGCGACCTGACCAAACGCAAGCTCATCCCGGCCATCTACTCACTCACCGCCGACGGCCTGCTGCCCTGCGGGCTGCCGATTATCAGCATCGGCAGACGCGCGGAAGACCGGCACCAGCTGCTGGCTGAATTCCGAGAAGCCGCCGAGAGCCATGCCCGCAAACCATTCCGGACGGACCTTTGGGAACGGATGGCCGCCGGCATCCACTATGTTCGCGGCAATCTCGATGATCCGGCCACATACCAATCGGTCAAGGAGATCCTTGCAGAGATCGGCGAACAGGCTCACAGGCCGCTCAACTACCTCTTCTATCTTGCGATACCGCCCCACTACTTCGAGGACACCATAGACAATCTCGAAGCCAGTGGTCTGTCTCGTCCCATCGAAGGCCGCAGCGGTTGGCCACGCATTGTGGTGGAGAAACCTTTCGGGCACGATCTGGAGTCCGCCCGGCACCTCAACAGGCGTCTGCGCAGGCTATTCGACGAGAACCAGATCTACCGGATGGACCATTACCTGGGCAAGGAGACGGTGCAGAATCTTCTCGTTCTGCGCTTCGCCAATAGCATCTTCGAGCCCCTGTGGAACCAGAAGTACGTGGCCAATGTGCAGATCACCATGGCAGAGACGGTGGGGCTCGAAGGGCGCGGCCAGTACTTTGATCGGAGCGGTATGCTGCGCGACGTTGTGCAGAACCACCTACTCGAAATCCTTTCACTTGTGGCGATGGAGCCTCCGGTCAGCATGGACCCTGACGCTGTACGCGACGAGAAAAGCAAGCTGCTGCGCGCTGTGAGACCCTACTCGCGCGAAGACGTTGAGCGCTGGACAGTGCGCGCTCAGTATGTGGGTGGACGAGTGGATGGGAGCGAGGTCCCGGGATACCTGCAGGAGCCCGGAGTCGCCGAAGGATCCCAGACCGAGACCTACGCGGCGATACGCTTATCAGTGGACAACTGGCGATGGGGCTCGGTGCCTTTCTTCATCCGGGCGGGCAAGCGCCTGAAGAACCGGATCACCCAGATCGCGATCCGCTTCAAACAGGCCCCCCACATAGTCTTCGAAGGGCAACGAACCCAGATTGAGCCGAACACGCTCATCCTGCGCATCCAGCCGAACGAGGGAATCCACCTGTGTTTCTCCACGAAGGAGCCTGGGCCGGGCCTGAGCATCCAGAGGGTTCCCATGGACTTCCTATACGCAAGCGCATTCAAGAACGAGCCGCCCGAAGCTTACGAGCGATTGATACTCGACTCTCTGCTGGGCGACAGCACGCTCTTCGCACGCGCGGATGGTATCGAGGAGTCCTGGAGCCTGATGACCCCGATCCTCGAGGCCTGGCAGGAGGGGGCTTCGCCACCGGTGCAGTACAACGCGGGCTCCTGGGGTCCGGTGGAGGCAGACCGGCTGATGGACGAAACCGGCGACACGTGGCAGGTTCCCCTCATCTCATCGCAAAGGTGCCCTACGGATTGA
- a CDS encoding metallophosphoesterase family protein: MRHAIISDIHSNLPALESVLARLNREGIDHYICLGDLVGYGASPNECCDIVRALEPSIVRGNHDYAAVQPGGERWFTPAARACILWTRDQLTDVNRDFLGSLKPFVDIPGAHLCHGSLFDADYYTTTPFEAAASLRVMTQQLCFFGHTHYAEWFSSRAGQERPDQFAAPDGATLRLEDGAKYMVNPGAVGQPRDGNSQAGYAIWDDVTHEIILCRVPYNIRAAQEKMEQAGLPWNMAERLNIGV, from the coding sequence GTGAGACACGCAATAATCTCTGACATTCACAGCAATCTACCCGCCCTGGAATCGGTTCTCGCGCGCCTGAACCGGGAGGGGATTGACCACTACATCTGCCTTGGCGATCTGGTCGGGTACGGCGCTTCACCCAACGAGTGCTGCGATATCGTGCGCGCGCTCGAACCCTCAATCGTCCGCGGCAACCACGACTACGCCGCCGTTCAGCCTGGCGGAGAGCGGTGGTTCACCCCGGCGGCCAGGGCGTGCATCCTGTGGACCCGCGACCAATTGACCGATGTGAATCGGGACTTTCTCGGATCCCTGAAGCCCTTTGTGGACATTCCGGGGGCCCACCTGTGTCACGGCTCCCTATTCGATGCGGACTACTACACGACGACTCCATTCGAAGCCGCCGCATCGCTGCGTGTCATGACACAGCAGCTGTGTTTCTTCGGTCACACCCACTACGCCGAATGGTTTTCATCCCGTGCCGGGCAGGAGCGGCCGGACCAATTCGCAGCCCCGGATGGCGCCACACTCAGGCTTGAAGACGGGGCGAAGTACATGGTCAACCCGGGTGCTGTGGGGCAGCCACGAGATGGCAACTCACAGGCGGGATACGCAATCTGGGACGACGTGACACATGAGATCATATTGTGTCGCGTCCCCTACAACATCCGCGCAGCCCAGGAGAAGATGGAGCAGGCTGGCCTGCCTTGGAACATGGCCGAGCGGCTGAATATCGGGGTATAG
- a CDS encoding MerR family transcriptional regulator, giving the protein MRIGAVARLLGVHPRTLRLYEERGLVLPERVRGQRRYTAADVRWLNCVRSLIHEHGYSIDAIIKLLDFAPCWELKDCPEEVRISCQAATDRRLPCWQIARLTCRLGGKSCNDCPVFLRTEGLREPNQTPKAGE; this is encoded by the coding sequence ATGCGCATCGGCGCGGTGGCGAGGCTGCTGGGCGTGCACCCGCGCACGCTACGCCTGTATGAAGAGCGCGGACTTGTCCTTCCCGAACGCGTCAGGGGCCAAAGGCGCTATACCGCCGCTGATGTACGTTGGCTGAACTGCGTGCGCAGTCTGATCCATGAGCACGGCTACAGCATTGACGCGATCATCAAACTTCTCGACTTCGCGCCCTGCTGGGAGCTCAAGGATTGCCCGGAGGAAGTGCGCATCAGCTGTCAGGCAGCGACGGACCGGCGTCTCCCTTGCTGGCAGATCGCCCGCCTCACCTGCCGGCTCGGAGGCAAGTCCTGCAATGACTGTCCCGTCTTCCTCAGGACAGAGGGGCTGAGAGAACCCAATCAGACACCGAAGGCAGGGGAATAG
- a CDS encoding HEPN domain-containing protein, which translates to MSEPSRELLIACSLTTGSERERFGGAIEIDLAVKQAAVDRLLLAEEFLASAGEMLSSGRRDVDYRNSISRAYYACHHAIRALSLHKDRQDRYGHDAAIEYLAEVAKSKSRLRARVGEAQSVMNELTGLMDARHLADYHPYGTDKPRKKPCDFAAEASSAIATARKVVGAIKAYIAEEDS; encoded by the coding sequence ATGTCGGAACCGAGCCGCGAGTTGCTGATTGCGTGTTCGCTGACCACCGGCTCTGAGAGGGAGAGGTTTGGAGGCGCGATCGAGATCGACCTGGCCGTCAAACAGGCGGCCGTCGACAGACTGCTGCTAGCAGAAGAGTTCCTCGCGTCCGCGGGAGAGATGCTCTCCTCGGGCCGACGCGATGTTGATTACCGCAATAGCATTTCGCGCGCCTATTACGCTTGTCACCACGCCATCAGAGCTCTGTCGCTGCACAAAGATCGCCAGGACAGGTACGGGCACGATGCGGCCATCGAGTACCTCGCAGAAGTCGCGAAGAGCAAGTCGCGGCTGCGAGCCAGGGTCGGCGAGGCCCAGAGCGTCATGAACGAGCTTACAGGGCTGATGGATGCGCGGCACTTGGCCGACTACCACCCTTACGGCACTGATAAGCCACGCAAGAAGCCGTGTGATTTCGCGGCGGAGGCAAGCTCGGCCATTGCGACGGCCCGGAAGGTCGTCGGCGCCATCAAAGCGTACATCGCGGAGGAGGACAGTTGA
- the gnd gene encoding decarboxylating 6-phosphogluconate dehydrogenase — protein MEIGFCGLGRMGMNMVARIQQGGHNVIAWNRSKSKKDELLATGAEWAETLEELAAALQPPRAVWIMVPEDAVDDMLSQVYPLLEAGDIVVDGGNCRYTDTINRAKAAAELGLRFMDAGTSGGIWGLQIGYCMMVGGERSAFDHMEPIFKALAPENGYLHCGPSGAGHFVKMVHNGIEYGIMQAYAEGFELLEKSRYDLDLPAIANLWNQGSVIRSWLLELGASALAKDPNLETVRGYVQDSGEGRWTVHEAVDLGVPASVIAASLFARFASRDDNSFGNRMLAVLRREFGGHAVQKADE, from the coding sequence ATGGAAATCGGCTTCTGCGGCCTCGGACGAATGGGAATGAACATGGTGGCGCGCATCCAACAGGGCGGCCACAATGTGATCGCGTGGAACCGCAGCAAGTCCAAGAAAGACGAGCTGCTGGCTACGGGCGCCGAATGGGCCGAGACGCTGGAAGAGCTTGCAGCCGCACTTCAGCCCCCGCGAGCAGTCTGGATTATGGTGCCCGAAGACGCGGTCGACGACATGCTTTCCCAGGTGTATCCACTCCTTGAGGCAGGCGATATCGTGGTCGACGGAGGCAATTGCCGCTACACAGACACGATCAACCGCGCGAAAGCCGCCGCGGAACTCGGCCTGCGCTTCATGGACGCGGGAACCAGCGGTGGTATCTGGGGCCTGCAGATCGGCTACTGCATGATGGTCGGCGGCGAGCGATCGGCATTCGACCACATGGAGCCGATCTTCAAGGCACTGGCCCCCGAGAACGGCTACCTCCACTGCGGCCCCAGTGGCGCGGGGCACTTCGTGAAGATGGTTCACAATGGCATCGAGTACGGGATTATGCAGGCTTACGCCGAAGGCTTCGAACTGCTGGAGAAGTCCCGGTATGACCTGGACCTGCCCGCCATCGCGAACCTGTGGAACCAGGGCAGCGTGATACGGAGCTGGCTTCTGGAACTGGGCGCATCCGCCCTCGCGAAGGACCCGAACCTGGAGACGGTGCGCGGATATGTGCAGGATTCCGGCGAAGGCCGCTGGACTGTGCATGAGGCGGTGGACCTGGGCGTGCCGGCCAGCGTAATCGCCGCTTCACTCTTTGCCAGGTTTGCCTCTCGCGATGACAACTCCTTCGGCAACCGCATGCTGGCGGTGCTGCGCCGGGAGTTTGGCGGCCATGCAGTGCAGAAGGCCGATGAATGA
- the gatB gene encoding Asp-tRNA(Asn)/Glu-tRNA(Gln) amidotransferase subunit GatB yields MALTPVIGVEVHVELLTDSKMFCGCRNEFGGEANSRCCPVCIGLPGSLPVANREAVRLTILAGLALNCKVLDLARFYRKNYFYPDLCKNYQISQYDEPLTYDGEIHLNVEGEAVTIGIARAHLEEDTGKNLHLPDGKTLVDYNRCGVPLMEVVTKPDFRSAEQVREYLLQLRRLLRYLGVSTANMEEGAMRAEANVNFIDFETGQKTPVIEIKNIGSITNCYNAIRYEIERQRKELADGTLPPHRETRRWDETRNITSPMRQKESADDYMYFPEPDLVPMAPPVEWVEEIRASMPELPWDRERRFVEVLGLPQYDAGVLCETRAIADYFEAVAGACSDAKLASNWVMGNIMATLNERGIGIEDFPIPAGHIGALIGAVCDGTISNSIAKDVYAKMLDTGDDPATIIEREGLRQISDTGELEAIIQAGIEANPRAVEDFRAGKGKALGAIVGFVMRETKGQANPQLVNDLLLKALGE; encoded by the coding sequence ATGGCCCTAACCCCCGTCATCGGCGTCGAAGTGCACGTCGAGCTCCTCACCGATTCCAAGATGTTCTGCGGCTGCCGCAACGAGTTCGGCGGCGAAGCTAACAGCCGCTGTTGCCCGGTTTGCATCGGCCTCCCGGGCTCCCTTCCGGTCGCCAACCGCGAAGCCGTCAGGCTCACAATCCTCGCGGGCCTCGCGCTCAACTGCAAGGTCCTGGATCTTGCCCGGTTCTACCGCAAGAATTACTTCTATCCGGACCTGTGCAAGAACTACCAGATCAGCCAGTATGATGAGCCCCTGACCTACGACGGCGAGATCCATCTCAATGTGGAGGGAGAGGCGGTCACCATCGGCATCGCCCGCGCCCATCTGGAAGAGGACACGGGCAAGAACCTGCACCTGCCCGACGGAAAGACCCTTGTGGACTACAACCGCTGCGGCGTGCCGCTTATGGAAGTGGTCACCAAGCCGGACTTCCGTTCCGCGGAACAGGTCCGCGAGTATCTGCTCCAATTGCGCCGACTCCTGCGCTATCTCGGCGTCTCGACGGCGAACATGGAAGAAGGCGCCATGCGCGCCGAGGCAAATGTCAATTTCATTGACTTTGAGACCGGACAGAAGACGCCCGTCATTGAGATCAAGAACATAGGCTCAATCACCAACTGCTACAACGCCATCCGGTATGAGATTGAGCGGCAGCGAAAGGAGCTTGCCGACGGCACTCTGCCGCCGCATCGCGAGACCCGGCGCTGGGACGAGACGCGCAATATCACTTCACCCATGCGCCAGAAGGAATCCGCGGACGACTACATGTACTTCCCGGAGCCCGACCTGGTTCCCATGGCGCCGCCAGTCGAATGGGTCGAAGAGATCCGGGCGTCCATGCCCGAGCTGCCCTGGGACCGGGAGCGCCGGTTCGTCGAGGTCCTCGGTCTGCCCCAGTACGACGCCGGGGTGCTCTGCGAGACCCGGGCCATCGCCGACTATTTCGAAGCGGTCGCCGGGGCCTGTTCCGACGCAAAACTCGCGAGCAACTGGGTCATGGGCAACATCATGGCGACTCTGAATGAGCGGGGCATCGGCATCGAGGACTTCCCGATCCCCGCAGGACATATCGGCGCGCTCATCGGCGCCGTCTGCGACGGAACGATCTCCAACAGCATCGCCAAGGATGTCTACGCGAAGATGCTGGACACCGGCGACGACCCGGCGACAATCATCGAGCGCGAGGGCCTGCGGCAGATTAGCGACACGGGCGAGCTTGAGGCCATTATTCAGGCGGGCATCGAGGCCAATCCCCGCGCGGTGGAGGACTTCCGGGCCGGCAAGGGTAAGGCCCTGGGGGCGATCGTGGGCTTCGTCATGCGCGAGACCAAGGGCCAGGCCAACCCGCAGCTCGTGAACGACCTGCTGCTCAAGGCGCTGGGGGAGTAG
- a CDS encoding DUF1559 domain-containing protein, with the protein MLTFWCCNNSRHLEVTTLRKGFTLIELLVVIAIIAILAAILFPVFARAREKARQASCLSNLKQIGLATIAYAQDYDETFCAVRCGANCNASARTGGLAQHAILPYVKNQQVFLCPSNKTPPGFCGNCSAEALAALPRAGYALGCGFARDGALELAKIQKPAELYMWGDTVGTNYWRPANDKTGCDTGVSTIHNDGINIAFADGHAKWEKSSRAHAPQALVVSYLPWMNRTSYPPGW; encoded by the coding sequence ATGCTAACATTTTGGTGCTGTAACAACTCGCGCCATTTGGAGGTGACGACGTTGAGGAAAGGTTTCACCCTGATTGAGTTGCTGGTCGTCATTGCCATCATCGCGATCCTCGCTGCCATCCTCTTCCCCGTTTTCGCGAGGGCTCGTGAGAAGGCCAGGCAAGCGTCGTGTCTCAGCAACCTGAAGCAAATCGGCCTTGCGACAATTGCGTATGCCCAAGACTATGACGAGACGTTCTGTGCGGTGCGGTGCGGTGCCAACTGCAACGCATCAGCTCGAACCGGCGGCCTGGCCCAACACGCGATCCTCCCCTACGTGAAGAACCAACAGGTTTTCCTCTGCCCCAGTAACAAGACTCCCCCCGGCTTCTGCGGGAATTGCTCGGCCGAGGCGCTGGCTGCATTGCCGCGTGCAGGCTATGCGCTGGGATGCGGCTTCGCGCGCGACGGCGCTCTCGAGCTGGCGAAAATTCAGAAGCCGGCTGAACTCTACATGTGGGGCGATACCGTGGGCACCAACTACTGGCGCCCTGCCAACGACAAGACTGGTTGCGACACCGGCGTGTCAACCATCCACAATGACGGTATCAATATCGCTTTCGCCGACGGCCATGCCAAGTGGGAGAAGAGTTCACGAGCCCATGCGCCACAGGCCCTGGTGGTCAGTTATCTGCCCTGGATGAACCGCACAAGCTACCCGCCGGGCTGGTAG
- the pgl gene encoding 6-phosphogluconolactonase, whose amino-acid sequence MRYEIFDDIHSLSQRAALLVANAARQAASERGWFSIALSGGSTPAKLFQLLAQPEWCERVPWQSTHVFWADERCVPPDHLDSNYRMAHALLISRLVPPPAGVHRMEGEIEPHLAADHYEAALHAALGSPPVLDLVLLGMGADGHTASLFPGTEALREFGRSVVANFVPRLDAWRLTLTLPAINSARQAVFLVAGADKAEKVAEIAHLGDAVDGCGDVPPAALVKGAIWLLDSKAARAIVTK is encoded by the coding sequence ATGCGGTATGAGATCTTCGACGACATCCACAGTCTCTCCCAGCGCGCGGCGCTGCTTGTCGCCAACGCTGCCCGGCAGGCAGCTTCAGAGCGCGGCTGGTTCAGCATTGCGCTGTCCGGAGGATCTACTCCCGCGAAACTCTTCCAGCTGCTGGCGCAGCCCGAATGGTGCGAACGTGTACCCTGGCAGTCCACCCATGTCTTCTGGGCCGACGAGCGCTGCGTGCCGCCCGATCACCTGGACAGCAACTATCGAATGGCGCATGCGCTCCTGATCTCGCGGCTGGTTCCTCCGCCGGCTGGAGTACACAGAATGGAGGGTGAGATCGAGCCCCATCTCGCCGCAGATCATTACGAGGCCGCTTTGCACGCGGCCCTGGGCAGCCCTCCGGTTCTGGACCTGGTGCTGCTGGGCATGGGCGCGGACGGACATACGGCATCGCTGTTTCCAGGCACCGAAGCCCTACGCGAGTTCGGGCGGTCGGTGGTCGCGAACTTCGTGCCCCGGCTGGACGCCTGGCGGTTGACCCTGACACTGCCTGCGATTAACTCTGCGCGCCAGGCTGTCTTTCTCGTGGCGGGCGCGGACAAAGCCGAGAAGGTGGCGGAGATCGCGCACCTCGGAGATGCGGTTGATGGCTGCGGCGACGTTCCTCCAGCGGCGCTGGTAAAGGGCGCAATCTGGCTCCTGGACAGCAAGGCCGCCCGGGCCATCGTGACGAAATGA